A single region of the Alosa alosa isolate M-15738 ecotype Scorff River chromosome 6, AALO_Geno_1.1, whole genome shotgun sequence genome encodes:
- the LOC125296270 gene encoding uncharacterized protein LOC125296270 isoform X3 — MDPRGLNKEIPKAKKTIEINRHHLKHLRKVLSDFTPYPVSKPSEKIWAPEKECLANTPEATASNQSTDSVCHDPQIPSSVPLLHTYAPISEEEPMIDADVPPFTPHFSNESQPVTVETEEESTCSALLVKIEMLKKIRIAPIKQPGTVLMAPNKDDKDVHDTGGHGIESAKEEGDLLETKLEFKINETANEPWMRLEKVVQLVVAERLTVFDKNLQELYGRMMKIEMAIKEQTQIHKLSRELQMAKEDLVSKNVSMVDATEPTSLSTPATASTPTQGPSDVSNPEKPGGLPAEQSSCQTNSKGKYYIEPEKSDSVDAFTHLKAWQLEIFLCYQSASLPPTSCLTALPEPAAP; from the exons ATGGACCCAAGGGGATTAAATAAAGAAATTCCGAAAGCTAAAAAAACAATAGAAATTAACAGGCATCATCTGAAGCATCTGCGCAAGGTCCTTTCTGACTTCACACCTTATCCAGTCTCAAAACCCTCTGAAAAGATTTGGGCACCAGAAAAAGAATGTCTAGCAAACACACCTGAAGCCACAGCAAGTAACCAGTCTACAGATTCAGTCTGTCATGATCCTCAAATACCATCATCTGTTCCATTGTTGCACACATATGCTCCGATATCAGAAGAGGAGCCGATGATTGATGCAGACGTTCCTCCATTCACACCTCATTTCTCAAATGAAAGCCAGCCAGTAACAGtggagacagaggaagaaagcACATGCtctgcactgcttgtgaaaaTTGAAATGCTTAAGAAAATCCGAATAGCTCCCATCAAACAGCCAGGCACAGTGCTGATGGCACCCAACAAGGATGACAAGGATGTGCATGACACTGGAGGCCATGGAATAGAAAGTGCCAAGGAAGAGGGTGACCTGTTAGAAACTAAATTGGAATTTAAGATAAATGAGACTGCAAATGAACCATGGATGCGTTTGGAGAAG GTGGTTCAGCTTGTGGTGGCAGAGCGCTTAACTGTGTTTGACAAAAATCTTCAGGAGCTTTATGGCAGGATGATGAAGATTGAAATGGCCATTAAAGAACAG ACACAGATACATAAGCTATCCAGAGAGCTCCAAATGGCTAAAGAGGACTTGGTCTCCAAGAATGTGTCTATGGTTGATGCTACT gAGCCTACATCTCTATCCACTCCAGCCACTGCATCCACACCTACCCAAGGACCAAG TGATGTAAGTAATCCTGAGAAGCCTGGTGGTTTGCCAGCTGAACAGAGCAGTTGCCAGACAAACTCTAAAG GGAAATACTACATTGAACCAGAGAAGAGCGATTCAGTGGATGCCTTCACCCATTTAAAG GCCTGGCAACTGGAAATTTTCCTTTGCTATCAAtccgcctccctccctcccacgtCTTGCCTCACTGCTTTGCCTGAACCAGCTGCCCCATGA
- the LOC125296270 gene encoding activating transcription factor 7-interacting protein 2-like isoform X1 produces MDPRGLNKEIPKAKKTIEINRHHLKHLRKVLSDFTPYPVSKPSEKIWAPEKECLANTPEATASNQSTDSVCHDPQIPSSVPLLHTYAPISEEEPMIDADVPPFTPHFSNESQPVTVETEEESTCSALLVKIEMLKKIRIAPIKQPGTVLMAPNKDDKDVHDTGGHGIESAKEEGDLLETKLEFKINETANEPWMRLEKVVQLVVAERLTVFDKNLQELYGRMMKIEMAIKEQTQIHKLSRELQMAKEDLVSKNVSMVDATEPTSLSTPATASTPTQGPSDVSNPEKPGGLPAEQSSCQTNSKGKYYIEPEKSDSVDAFTHLKFSRPGNWKFSFAINPPPSLPRLASLLCLNQLPHDALWTPVPGQPVLSICLTNQKAVELTWSMPVEDRAALERVHSYHLFACPVTTSLAPQRLAWKNIGVVRAETLPMTYRLTDIQAGCKFFFAVCAQDIYTRFGPFSRPLYLKWLFGSSLVD; encoded by the exons ATGGACCCAAGGGGATTAAATAAAGAAATTCCGAAAGCTAAAAAAACAATAGAAATTAACAGGCATCATCTGAAGCATCTGCGCAAGGTCCTTTCTGACTTCACACCTTATCCAGTCTCAAAACCCTCTGAAAAGATTTGGGCACCAGAAAAAGAATGTCTAGCAAACACACCTGAAGCCACAGCAAGTAACCAGTCTACAGATTCAGTCTGTCATGATCCTCAAATACCATCATCTGTTCCATTGTTGCACACATATGCTCCGATATCAGAAGAGGAGCCGATGATTGATGCAGACGTTCCTCCATTCACACCTCATTTCTCAAATGAAAGCCAGCCAGTAACAGtggagacagaggaagaaagcACATGCtctgcactgcttgtgaaaaTTGAAATGCTTAAGAAAATCCGAATAGCTCCCATCAAACAGCCAGGCACAGTGCTGATGGCACCCAACAAGGATGACAAGGATGTGCATGACACTGGAGGCCATGGAATAGAAAGTGCCAAGGAAGAGGGTGACCTGTTAGAAACTAAATTGGAATTTAAGATAAATGAGACTGCAAATGAACCATGGATGCGTTTGGAGAAG GTGGTTCAGCTTGTGGTGGCAGAGCGCTTAACTGTGTTTGACAAAAATCTTCAGGAGCTTTATGGCAGGATGATGAAGATTGAAATGGCCATTAAAGAACAG ACACAGATACATAAGCTATCCAGAGAGCTCCAAATGGCTAAAGAGGACTTGGTCTCCAAGAATGTGTCTATGGTTGATGCTACT gAGCCTACATCTCTATCCACTCCAGCCACTGCATCCACACCTACCCAAGGACCAAG TGATGTAAGTAATCCTGAGAAGCCTGGTGGTTTGCCAGCTGAACAGAGCAGTTGCCAGACAAACTCTAAAG GGAAATACTACATTGAACCAGAGAAGAGCGATTCAGTGGATGCCTTCACCCATTTAAAG TTTTCTAGGCCTGGCAACTGGAAATTTTCCTTTGCTATCAAtccgcctccctccctcccacgtCTTGCCTCACTGCTTTGCCTGAACCAGCTGCCCCATGATGCCCTCTGGACCCCTGTCCCTGGTCAGCCTGTGCTTTCGATCTGCCTGACCAATCAGAAGGCTGTGGAGCTCACTTGGAGCATGCCTGTGGAGGACCGTGCAGCCCTTGAACGTGTGCACAGTTACCACCTGTTTGCCTGTCCAGTGACCACCTCCCTGGCTCCTCAGCGATTGGCCTGGAAGAATATTGGAGTGGTCCGGGCGGAGACTTTGCCCATGACCTACAGGCTCACCGACATTCAAGCAGGTTGTAAGTTTTTCTTTGCTGTGTGTGCCCAGGACATCTATACCCGCTTTGGGCCCTTTTCTAGACCCCTGTATCTGAAGTGGCTCTTTGGTTCTTCACTGGTTGATTAG
- the LOC125296270 gene encoding activating transcription factor 7-interacting protein 1-like isoform X2 produces the protein MIDADVPPFTPHFSNESQPVTVETEEESTCSALLVKIEMLKKIRIAPIKQPGTVLMAPNKDDKDVHDTGGHGIESAKEEGDLLETKLEFKINETANEPWMRLEKVVQLVVAERLTVFDKNLQELYGRMMKIEMAIKEQTQIHKLSRELQMAKEDLVSKNVSMVDATEPTSLSTPATASTPTQGPSDVSNPEKPGGLPAEQSSCQTNSKGKYYIEPEKSDSVDAFTHLKFSRPGNWKFSFAINPPPSLPRLASLLCLNQLPHDALWTPVPGQPVLSICLTNQKAVELTWSMPVEDRAALERVHSYHLFACPVTTSLAPQRLAWKNIGVVRAETLPMTYRLTDIQAGCKFFFAVCAQDIYTRFGPFSRPLYLKWLFGSSLVD, from the exons ATGATTGATGCAGACGTTCCTCCATTCACACCTCATTTCTCAAATGAAAGCCAGCCAGTAACAGtggagacagaggaagaaagcACATGCtctgcactgcttgtgaaaaTTGAAATGCTTAAGAAAATCCGAATAGCTCCCATCAAACAGCCAGGCACAGTGCTGATGGCACCCAACAAGGATGACAAGGATGTGCATGACACTGGAGGCCATGGAATAGAAAGTGCCAAGGAAGAGGGTGACCTGTTAGAAACTAAATTGGAATTTAAGATAAATGAGACTGCAAATGAACCATGGATGCGTTTGGAGAAG GTGGTTCAGCTTGTGGTGGCAGAGCGCTTAACTGTGTTTGACAAAAATCTTCAGGAGCTTTATGGCAGGATGATGAAGATTGAAATGGCCATTAAAGAACAG ACACAGATACATAAGCTATCCAGAGAGCTCCAAATGGCTAAAGAGGACTTGGTCTCCAAGAATGTGTCTATGGTTGATGCTACT gAGCCTACATCTCTATCCACTCCAGCCACTGCATCCACACCTACCCAAGGACCAAG TGATGTAAGTAATCCTGAGAAGCCTGGTGGTTTGCCAGCTGAACAGAGCAGTTGCCAGACAAACTCTAAAG GGAAATACTACATTGAACCAGAGAAGAGCGATTCAGTGGATGCCTTCACCCATTTAAAG TTTTCTAGGCCTGGCAACTGGAAATTTTCCTTTGCTATCAAtccgcctccctccctcccacgtCTTGCCTCACTGCTTTGCCTGAACCAGCTGCCCCATGATGCCCTCTGGACCCCTGTCCCTGGTCAGCCTGTGCTTTCGATCTGCCTGACCAATCAGAAGGCTGTGGAGCTCACTTGGAGCATGCCTGTGGAGGACCGTGCAGCCCTTGAACGTGTGCACAGTTACCACCTGTTTGCCTGTCCAGTGACCACCTCCCTGGCTCCTCAGCGATTGGCCTGGAAGAATATTGGAGTGGTCCGGGCGGAGACTTTGCCCATGACCTACAGGCTCACCGACATTCAAGCAGGTTGTAAGTTTTTCTTTGCTGTGTGTGCCCAGGACATCTATACCCGCTTTGGGCCCTTTTCTAGACCCCTGTATCTGAAGTGGCTCTTTGGTTCTTCACTGGTTGATTAG